The following proteins are co-located in the Spirosoma montaniterrae genome:
- a CDS encoding polyprenyl synthetase family protein: MNPAVFIEAIQAELQRTKYGQYPPELYDPIRYIMSLGGKRMRPLLTLMATYLFTDDWKQAIRPALGVEVFHNFTLMHDDIMDQAPLRRGQPTVHERWNANIAILSGDVMLVNAYELLLDVAPDKLKAVMSRFNRTAAEVCEGQQMDMNFETRWDVTEAEYIDMIRLKTSVLLGYALELGGLIAGADAETNRHLYEGGVNIGIGFQLKDDLLDVYGDPAKFGKQVGGDILANKKTFLLIEALEKATGPLNDELNGWLTKTEFDKAEKVQAVTAIYDQLGIRQITEQRINAYFARGFANFDQLKADPTRRLLLTQFARQLVERES, from the coding sequence ATGAATCCAGCCGTTTTTATTGAGGCCATTCAAGCAGAACTTCAACGCACTAAATACGGGCAGTACCCTCCCGAACTGTATGACCCCATTCGGTATATCATGAGCCTCGGCGGCAAACGAATGCGTCCGCTGCTGACCCTCATGGCAACCTATCTTTTCACCGACGACTGGAAACAGGCCATTCGGCCCGCGCTGGGTGTGGAGGTCTTTCACAATTTCACGCTCATGCACGACGACATCATGGACCAGGCTCCACTGCGTCGGGGGCAACCAACCGTGCATGAACGCTGGAACGCCAATATTGCCATTCTATCGGGCGATGTGATGCTGGTGAACGCTTACGAACTGCTGCTCGACGTGGCTCCCGACAAGCTCAAAGCCGTGATGAGTCGCTTTAACCGTACAGCCGCCGAGGTCTGCGAAGGACAACAGATGGATATGAATTTCGAGACGCGGTGGGACGTGACCGAAGCCGAATACATCGACATGATCCGGCTGAAAACGTCGGTGTTGCTTGGCTACGCGCTCGAACTCGGTGGCCTGATTGCCGGTGCCGACGCCGAAACTAACCGGCATCTGTACGAAGGGGGCGTAAACATTGGCATTGGCTTTCAGTTGAAAGATGACCTGCTCGACGTGTACGGCGACCCGGCCAAATTCGGCAAACAAGTGGGGGGCGATATTCTGGCGAATAAAAAAACCTTTCTGCTCATCGAAGCCCTCGAAAAAGCTACCGGCCCGCTCAACGATGAACTGAACGGCTGGCTTACCAAAACTGAGTTCGACAAAGCCGAAAAAGTACAGGCCGTAACGGCCATTTATGACCAGTTAGGTATTCGGCAGATTACCGAACAGCGTATCAATGCATATTTTGCACGCGGCTTTGCCAACTTCGACCAACTTAAGGCCGACCCCACCCGCCGACTCCTGCTTACCCAATTCGCTCGTCAGTTAGTCGAGCGTGAAAGCTAA
- a CDS encoding XisI protein: MDSKVNTYRTLITELLTQYANAPAIFIGDDQVEEQLIIDAERDHYQILTIGWENGKRVYYPVFHLDIKNGKIWVQEDATDFDIVGELERRGVSKDDIVLAFHAPYKRPYTGYAVA; encoded by the coding sequence ATGGATAGCAAGGTAAATACATATCGAACGTTAATTACCGAATTGCTGACGCAGTATGCCAATGCACCTGCTATTTTCATAGGTGACGATCAAGTTGAAGAACAACTCATTATAGACGCCGAGCGCGACCATTACCAGATTCTGACCATTGGCTGGGAAAACGGTAAACGTGTGTATTACCCGGTCTTCCACCTCGATATTAAAAACGGCAAAATCTGGGTGCAGGAGGATGCTACCGATTTTGATATTGTTGGTGAACTCGAACGTAGGGGAGTCAGTAAAGATGATATTGTGCTGGCATTTCACGCTCCATACAAACGTCCCTACACAGGATACGCAGTCGCCTGA
- a CDS encoding nucleoside deaminase, producing MDEFMQEAIRQARKSLDEGGIPIGSALVKNGALMASGHNKRVQEDNPILHGEMDCLNNAGRVGSFRDTVIYSTLMPCYMCAGTIVQFKIPKVIVGESRTFAGAREFMEQHGVEVVDLDLPECVAMMEQFIAEKPTLWNEDIGEL from the coding sequence ATGGACGAATTTATGCAGGAGGCCATTCGGCAGGCGCGGAAAAGCTTAGACGAAGGCGGTATTCCCATCGGCTCGGCACTGGTAAAAAATGGCGCATTGATGGCGTCGGGCCATAACAAACGGGTGCAGGAAGATAACCCGATTCTGCACGGCGAAATGGACTGCCTCAACAACGCCGGGCGTGTTGGGTCGTTTCGCGACACGGTTATTTACTCTACCCTGATGCCGTGCTACATGTGTGCCGGAACCATCGTACAGTTCAAAATTCCGAAAGTTATCGTCGGTGAATCGCGGACATTTGCCGGTGCCCGCGAGTTTATGGAACAGCATGGCGTCGAAGTGGTTGACCTCGATTTGCCCGAATGCGTTGCCATGATGGAGCAGTTCATCGCCGAAAAACCAACCCTCTGGAATGAAGACATTGGCGAATTGTAA
- a CDS encoding LytR/AlgR family response regulator transcription factor has protein sequence MFKLLAQPYPTEESLRRRLLKSFTIGAFVGLFLLLFQPFGIDDWQTDAKVWKVLGFGAVTLAVLLLNWFALPALFPRFFSDAQWTVGREIVRVLSFILAIAIGNGLYMNWLFNRHPTIGSWLWIIGVTFLIGIFPTVGSIMLNYIIQLRRYSRSAATLNPVAHNTAESTLQTETASPPPLSDTLTLLADNEKDTLTLEPAKLLFIESSDNYCTVVYLKNDKPAKVLLRSSLSRMADQIQRPHIVRCHRSYIVNLDRVERVTGNAQGYKLHLLDGQFALPVSRQYNDTLVAELKAL, from the coding sequence ATGTTTAAGTTACTCGCACAGCCGTACCCAACCGAAGAATCGCTACGACGCCGATTGCTGAAATCATTTACTATTGGGGCGTTTGTGGGCCTGTTCTTGTTGCTTTTTCAGCCGTTTGGTATCGATGACTGGCAAACCGATGCCAAAGTCTGGAAAGTGCTGGGTTTTGGAGCCGTAACGTTGGCGGTGTTGCTGCTGAACTGGTTTGCGCTGCCTGCGTTGTTTCCCCGGTTCTTCTCAGATGCTCAATGGACCGTTGGCCGCGAAATTGTGCGGGTATTGTCGTTCATTCTGGCGATTGCGATTGGTAACGGGCTATACATGAACTGGCTGTTCAACCGGCATCCTACAATTGGGAGCTGGCTTTGGATAATTGGCGTTACATTTCTGATTGGCATCTTCCCCACGGTTGGGTCTATCATGCTCAACTACATTATTCAATTGCGTCGCTACAGCCGCTCAGCCGCCACGCTTAACCCAGTTGCACACAACACCGCCGAATCAACACTCCAAACCGAAACGGCATCGCCCCCGCCCCTGAGCGATACGCTGACATTATTGGCTGACAATGAAAAAGATACGCTGACGCTCGAACCGGCTAAGTTGCTCTTTATCGAATCAAGCGATAATTACTGCACGGTCGTTTATCTGAAAAACGACAAGCCCGCCAAGGTTCTGCTACGAAGCAGCCTGAGCCGCATGGCCGACCAAATTCAGCGACCCCACATTGTTCGCTGCCACCGGTCTTATATCGTTAACCTCGACCGGGTAGAGCGCGTGACGGGCAACGCGCAGGGCTACAAACTACACCTCCTCGACGGGCAGTTTGCCTTGCCTGTTTCGCGTCAGTACAACGATACGCTCGTAGCCGAACTGAAGGCGTTGTAA
- the carB gene encoding carbamoyl-phosphate synthase large subunit, with amino-acid sequence MPKNSAIRSVLIIGSGPIVIGQACEFDYAGSQAARSIRDEGIEVSLINSNPATIMTDPINADHVYLLPLEKKSIVEILKKHQDMGRPIDAVLPTMGGQTALNLAIDCEKAGIWQKYGVKIIGVDIKAIETTEDREKFRLLMLQLGAGVCKGRTARSFLEGKEIAQEIGFPLVIRPSFTLGGTGGGFVNTPEEFDKALTHGLHASPVHEVLVEQSVMGWKEYELELLRDNNGNFIIICSIENFDPMGIHTGDSITVAPAMTLPDTLYQQMRDLAIRVMGGIGQFAGGCNIQFSVNPQTDDIIVIEVNPRVSRSSALASKATGYPIAKIAAKMAVGYNLDELINPITGTTSAFFEPAIDYVIVKVPRWNFDKFPGADRSLGLQMKSVGEAMGIGRNFQEALQKACQSLEIRRNGLGADGRELNDREALTKSLAHPSWNRLFHIYDAFKAGMSFRTIQQLTKIDPWFLHQIEELILLEREIQQYDLDDLPPELLRTAKQKGYADRQLAHLLQVKESKIYQYRQQHNIRRVFKCVDTCAAEFEAKTPYYYSTFNNQLPITQDRPEPVSDLPGNESIRSNRKKVVVLGSGPNRIGQGIEFDYSCVHGVLAAKEAGYETIMINCNPETVSTDPDIADKLYFEPVFWEHVHAIIMHEQPEGVIVQLGGQTALKMAEKLTRYGIKIIGTSWEALDLAEDRGHFSDMLRKLDIPYPKFGTVREAEAAIELSRELGFPLLVRPSYVLGGQSMKIVINEEELESHVMKILQDIPDNNILLDHFLENAIEAEADAICDGEDVYIIGIMEHIEPAGIHSGDSYAVLPPFDLSENVIRQIEEYTTKIAVALETKGLINIQFAIKNEQVYVIEANPRASRTVPFICKAYQEPYVNYATKVMLGDKKVKDFDFKPVKKGYAIKIPVFSFNKFPNVNKELGPEMKSTGEGIYFIDDLQDDFFQKVYSERNLYLSR; translated from the coding sequence ATGCCCAAAAATTCTGCCATCCGCTCGGTTCTGATTATTGGCTCCGGCCCCATTGTTATCGGTCAGGCGTGTGAGTTCGACTACGCCGGTTCGCAGGCTGCCCGCTCCATCCGCGACGAAGGTATCGAGGTCAGTCTGATCAACTCCAATCCGGCTACGATCATGACCGACCCGATCAATGCCGACCACGTGTATCTGCTGCCGCTCGAAAAGAAGTCTATCGTCGAAATCCTGAAAAAACATCAGGACATGGGCAGGCCCATCGACGCGGTGCTGCCCACAATGGGCGGGCAAACGGCCCTCAACCTCGCCATCGACTGCGAGAAGGCGGGTATCTGGCAGAAATACGGCGTCAAAATTATCGGCGTCGACATCAAAGCCATCGAAACTACCGAAGACCGCGAAAAATTCCGGCTGCTGATGCTTCAGTTAGGTGCCGGGGTTTGTAAAGGACGCACGGCCCGGTCGTTTCTGGAAGGGAAAGAAATTGCCCAGGAAATCGGGTTTCCGCTGGTTATCAGACCGTCGTTTACGCTCGGCGGTACGGGGGGCGGCTTCGTGAATACGCCCGAAGAGTTCGATAAAGCCCTGACACACGGCCTGCACGCATCGCCCGTACACGAGGTGCTGGTAGAACAGAGCGTGATGGGCTGGAAAGAATACGAGCTTGAACTCCTGCGCGATAATAACGGGAACTTCATTATCATCTGCTCCATCGAGAACTTCGACCCGATGGGCATACACACCGGCGACAGCATTACGGTGGCCCCGGCCATGACCCTGCCCGACACGCTGTACCAGCAAATGCGCGACCTCGCCATTCGGGTTATGGGCGGCATTGGGCAGTTTGCGGGTGGGTGCAACATCCAGTTCTCGGTGAACCCGCAAACCGACGACATCATTGTTATTGAGGTGAATCCGCGCGTAAGCCGGTCGTCGGCACTGGCATCGAAAGCAACGGGCTATCCCATCGCCAAGATTGCCGCCAAAATGGCTGTTGGCTACAATTTGGACGAACTTATCAACCCGATTACGGGCACGACTTCGGCCTTTTTTGAACCCGCCATCGACTACGTAATTGTAAAGGTTCCGCGCTGGAACTTCGACAAATTTCCGGGAGCCGACCGTTCGCTGGGCCTGCAAATGAAGTCGGTGGGCGAGGCAATGGGCATTGGCCGCAACTTCCAGGAAGCTTTGCAAAAAGCCTGTCAGAGTCTGGAAATCCGGCGCAATGGCCTCGGTGCCGACGGGCGTGAATTGAACGACCGCGAAGCACTGACCAAAAGCCTGGCACACCCAAGCTGGAACCGGCTGTTCCACATCTACGATGCTTTTAAAGCCGGAATGTCGTTCCGCACGATTCAGCAACTGACCAAAATAGACCCCTGGTTTTTGCATCAGATCGAAGAACTGATTCTGCTCGAACGCGAAATTCAGCAGTACGATCTGGACGATCTGCCGCCCGAACTGCTCCGCACGGCCAAGCAAAAAGGCTATGCCGACCGGCAACTGGCGCACCTGTTGCAGGTGAAAGAAAGTAAGATTTATCAGTACCGGCAGCAGCACAACATCCGGCGGGTGTTTAAATGCGTGGATACCTGTGCGGCTGAGTTCGAGGCCAAAACGCCGTATTACTACTCGACGTTCAACAATCAGTTGCCCATCACCCAGGACCGGCCCGAACCCGTATCCGACCTGCCCGGCAACGAATCGATCCGCTCGAACCGCAAGAAAGTGGTGGTGCTGGGTTCTGGCCCGAACCGCATCGGGCAGGGTATCGAGTTCGATTATTCGTGCGTTCACGGGGTGTTGGCCGCCAAAGAAGCTGGTTATGAGACCATCATGATCAACTGCAACCCCGAAACCGTTTCGACCGACCCAGATATTGCCGACAAGCTGTATTTCGAGCCGGTGTTCTGGGAACACGTTCACGCCATTATCATGCACGAGCAACCGGAGGGCGTAATTGTGCAGTTGGGCGGGCAAACGGCACTGAAAATGGCCGAGAAACTGACCCGTTACGGTATCAAAATCATTGGCACAAGCTGGGAAGCACTCGACTTGGCTGAAGACCGGGGCCACTTCTCCGACATGCTTCGCAAGCTCGACATTCCGTATCCGAAGTTCGGGACGGTGCGCGAAGCCGAAGCCGCCATCGAACTCTCACGCGAGCTGGGTTTCCCGCTGCTGGTACGGCCCAGCTATGTATTGGGCGGGCAGTCGATGAAGATTGTGATTAATGAAGAGGAATTGGAAAGCCACGTGATGAAGATTTTGCAGGATATTCCCGACAACAACATCCTGCTCGATCACTTCCTCGAAAACGCCATCGAAGCCGAAGCCGACGCCATCTGCGACGGAGAAGACGTGTATATCATCGGTATCATGGAACACATCGAACCGGCGGGCATCCACTCCGGCGATTCCTACGCCGTGTTGCCGCCCTTTGACCTGAGCGAGAACGTGATTCGGCAAATTGAGGAATATACAACGAAAATTGCCGTGGCGTTGGAGACTAAAGGGCTGATTAACATCCAGTTCGCCATCAAAAACGAACAGGTGTACGTGATTGAAGCCAACCCCCGCGCCAGCCGCACAGTGCCGTTCATCTGCAAAGCTTACCAGGAACCTTACGTGAACTACGCCACAAAGGTGATGCTGGGCGACAAGAAGGTAAAAGATTTCGATTTCAAGCCCGTAAAGAAGGGTTACGCCATCAAGATTCCGGTATTCTCGTTCAACAAATTCCCGAACGTAAACAAGGAACTCGGCCCCGAAATGAAATCAACTGGCGAAGGCATCTATTTCATCGACGATTTGCAGGACGATTTCTTCCAAAAGGTGTACTCGGAGCGGAATTTGTATCTGAGCCGGTAA
- a CDS encoding DUF4394 domain-containing protein produces MRVLKNLRPVAALLAIGSLLMLNACKEEQLIDSRAELGAAQARLSANFTFYALTDNNQLLLLNSQNPTSALATTTITGLASGERLQSIDFRPATGQLYGVSDGSRLYTINPNTGAARMVGMGPFMPPVAGDVVSIDFNPTVDRLRLVTNRGQNLRLNPETGTVMVVDGSINGPAPVAINGVAYTNNRAGVTSTILYDIDPLTDKLYRQDPPNAGGLAEVGSLGIDIAGRGSFDIAPDGSAVAILISGTTQGFYQIDLMSGRAERLSDLPNLSLIGIAIPTEPVAYTVDGLNNLLIFNPLNPNPISKTITGLQNGETIFGIDFRPANGQLYALGSTNRLYTINTSNGAAAPVGSGPFAASLSGNDRGFDFNPMVDRIRLVTNSGQNLRLNPNDGTVTAVDGNLNPGSPNVTAAAYTNNFAGTTSTVLFDIDTRTENAMLMRQDPPNAGGLVAVGSLGIPIEGGNGFDIGGTSNSAYALLRSGGTTRIYSINLTTGQASNGIALPGNPTVRGFALGLGF; encoded by the coding sequence ATGCGTGTTCTGAAAAACCTACGCCCTGTAGCTGCCTTGCTCGCTATCGGCTCACTGCTCATGCTCAATGCCTGTAAGGAAGAGCAGCTTATTGACTCGCGGGCCGAATTAGGTGCGGCCCAGGCGCGGCTGTCGGCCAATTTCACCTTCTACGCCCTAACCGACAACAATCAGTTGTTGCTGTTAAACTCGCAGAATCCAACTTCCGCACTGGCTACCACCACAATTACCGGACTGGCGAGTGGTGAGCGGTTGCAATCGATAGACTTCCGCCCGGCAACGGGGCAACTGTACGGCGTTAGCGATGGCAGTCGGCTATACACCATCAACCCCAACACAGGCGCGGCCCGGATGGTAGGCATGGGGCCGTTTATGCCGCCCGTTGCCGGCGACGTGGTTTCGATTGATTTCAATCCTACCGTCGACCGCCTTCGGTTAGTAACCAACCGGGGGCAGAACCTGCGACTGAACCCCGAAACCGGCACTGTGATGGTTGTTGACGGTTCCATCAACGGCCCGGCTCCGGTTGCCATCAACGGAGTAGCGTACACCAACAACCGGGCGGGCGTCACCAGCACCATACTGTACGACATTGACCCGCTTACCGACAAATTGTATCGTCAGGATCCGCCGAACGCGGGTGGGCTGGCCGAAGTTGGTTCGCTCGGCATTGACATCGCCGGGCGGGGCAGCTTCGACATCGCCCCCGATGGCAGTGCAGTGGCAATCCTGATTAGCGGCACTACGCAGGGTTTTTACCAAATTGACCTGATGAGTGGCCGCGCCGAGCGGCTGAGCGATCTGCCGAACCTGAGCCTTATTGGTATCGCCATTCCAACCGAGCCGGTGGCTTATACCGTCGATGGATTGAATAATCTGCTCATTTTTAATCCGCTCAACCCGAACCCAATCAGCAAAACCATTACGGGTCTGCAAAACGGCGAAACGATTTTCGGCATCGATTTCCGCCCGGCCAACGGTCAATTGTATGCATTGGGTAGCACCAACCGCCTGTACACGATTAATACGTCGAATGGCGCGGCTGCTCCTGTTGGGTCAGGACCATTTGCAGCGTCACTATCGGGCAATGACCGTGGCTTTGACTTCAATCCGATGGTCGACCGTATTCGGTTAGTGACTAATTCGGGTCAGAATCTGCGGCTTAACCCCAATGACGGCACTGTTACAGCGGTTGATGGTAATCTGAATCCGGGTTCGCCCAATGTAACGGCGGCAGCCTACACCAACAACTTTGCCGGTACTACCAGCACGGTGCTCTTCGACATTGACACCCGCACCGAGAATGCAATGCTGATGCGTCAGGACCCGCCGAACGCTGGTGGATTAGTAGCCGTTGGGTCATTGGGCATACCCATTGAAGGTGGTAACGGCTTCGATATTGGCGGTACGAGCAATTCGGCGTATGCCCTGCTCCGTTCGGGCGGCACAACCCGTATCTACAGCATCAACTTAACCACGGGTCAGGCTTCTAACGGCATTGCGCTACCCGGCAACCCAACGGTTCGCGGCTTCGCGCTGGGGTTAGGTTTTTAA
- a CDS encoding FHA domain-containing protein translates to MTFSTLTKPAIWFEQQLEQLSQLPVFTIGRGADNDIVVANPKISSKHASLIQCTPTDFVLEDLDSKNGTFVNQQRIKRKLITDGDTIRLADVDYTTNQLLALRVVPPANTPEQPVLPQPTASKPAPEAADSLDFSRQFSDLQTVYEQYPKLRRDCRNREKMIRTGSVIVSSIVGVSAAIATGGGSIPILQIMSGAGLSMLVPTLCSTLLSTEEKLELIDKQYRERYRCPNPTCRDPFGTREWDLLAQQKSCRRCQAIWVS, encoded by the coding sequence ATGACCTTCTCAACGTTAACAAAACCGGCTATTTGGTTTGAACAGCAGCTTGAGCAGTTGAGCCAACTGCCGGTGTTTACCATCGGGCGCGGTGCCGATAACGACATCGTGGTAGCCAACCCGAAAATCAGCAGCAAACACGCGTCGCTGATTCAGTGTACACCCACCGATTTCGTACTCGAAGACCTCGACAGCAAAAATGGCACGTTTGTGAATCAGCAGCGCATCAAGCGTAAACTGATTACAGACGGCGACACTATCCGCCTGGCCGACGTCGATTATACTACTAATCAGTTGCTCGCCCTCCGGGTTGTGCCACCCGCCAATACGCCAGAGCAGCCCGTTCTGCCGCAGCCTACTGCATCCAAACCAGCACCAGAAGCCGCTGATTCGCTCGACTTTTCGCGCCAGTTTTCTGATTTACAGACAGTTTACGAGCAATATCCGAAACTTCGGCGCGACTGCCGCAACCGTGAAAAGATGATCCGCACGGGCAGCGTGATTGTGTCGTCTATCGTGGGCGTGAGCGCGGCCATAGCCACAGGGGGCGGGTCGATACCGATTCTACAGATTATGTCGGGAGCCGGGCTAAGTATGCTCGTACCTACGTTGTGCTCGACGCTGCTGTCGACCGAAGAGAAGTTAGAATTAATCGACAAACAATATCGCGAACGCTACCGCTGCCCCAACCCTACCTGCCGCGATCCGTTCGGCACCCGCGAATGGGACCTCCTGGCTCAGCAAAAAAGCTGCCGCCGATGCCAGGCCATTTGGGTAAGCTAA
- a CDS encoding element excision factor XisH family protein, with protein MARDIFHQVVREALEADGWLITHDPLILKLGGLRLEIDLAAEQVLAAERGSEHIAVEVKSFLSKSKLSDFYQAKGQYDVYLIGLQEDRPSRKLFLAVDTDIYTSFFQKPLIQKIVADYSISLLVFDANSKRIVQWIAR; from the coding sequence ATGGCGCGTGACATATTTCATCAAGTAGTTCGTGAAGCCCTTGAAGCCGATGGATGGCTAATTACTCATGACCCGCTGATTTTAAAACTCGGTGGTTTGCGACTCGAAATAGATTTGGCAGCCGAACAGGTTCTGGCGGCTGAACGAGGTTCTGAACATATTGCGGTTGAAGTAAAAAGCTTTTTGAGTAAGTCGAAACTCAGCGATTTTTATCAAGCCAAAGGTCAATATGATGTTTATTTAATTGGCCTTCAAGAGGATAGACCATCTCGAAAACTTTTTCTGGCCGTCGATACAGATATATATACCTCATTCTTCCAGAAACCTTTGATTCAAAAGATCGTTGCTGATTATAGCATTTCACTGTTAGTTTTTGATGCTAACTCTAAGCGAATTGTACAATGGATAGCAAGGTAA
- a CDS encoding rhomboid family intramembrane serine protease → MNITLVIILVTVGVSLAAWNNPALMSRWIMNPYQVMNRGQYYRLLTSGFLHADWGHLLFNMLSLYFFGGFIEQVFAYLFGGNGGLYLIGFYLVGIVVSDIPTLLKHRNNPSYNSLGASGGVSAILFAAILFRPLTPIYLFFIPIGIPGFIFGALYLAYSYYEARRGYGNVNHDAHFYGAVFGVLFMIVVYPEVVPQFFDQVSGWRLF, encoded by the coding sequence ATGAACATTACCCTTGTTATTATACTCGTTACCGTTGGCGTGAGCCTGGCAGCCTGGAACAATCCGGCTCTGATGAGTCGCTGGATTATGAATCCCTATCAGGTCATGAACCGGGGGCAATATTACCGGCTGCTGACATCCGGGTTTCTGCACGCCGACTGGGGCCACCTGCTGTTCAACATGCTGAGTCTGTATTTTTTCGGCGGTTTTATCGAGCAGGTTTTTGCCTACCTGTTTGGTGGCAACGGCGGGCTGTATCTGATTGGCTTTTATTTAGTCGGAATTGTTGTGTCTGATATTCCAACGTTGCTGAAGCACCGGAACAACCCCAGCTATAACTCACTGGGCGCGTCGGGGGGCGTATCGGCCATTTTGTTTGCGGCTATCCTGTTCCGGCCCCTAACGCCGATCTACTTGTTCTTCATTCCGATTGGCATTCCCGGCTTTATTTTCGGAGCGTTATATCTGGCATATTCCTACTACGAAGCCCGGCGTGGCTACGGCAACGTGAATCACGACGCGCACTTTTACGGAGCTGTGTTCGGTGTGTTGTTTATGATTGTGGTATACCCCGAAGTAGTGCCGCAGTTCTTCGATCAGGTGTCGGGCTGGCGGCTTTTCTAA
- the kdsB gene encoding 3-deoxy-manno-octulosonate cytidylyltransferase, whose protein sequence is MFIGIIPARYGSSRFPGKPLAQLNGKPMIQHVWERTSQARSLDRVAIATDDERIASVARAFGADVLMTRPDHVSGTDRCYEAYNLLRPQLPPQSDAQHYVVNIQGDEPFIHPNQIDGLTVILDGAVEIATQCAKIDSATILHDTGEVKIALTKQGDALYFSRQPIPFLRGVDPAEWHTRYPYYQHVGLYAYRADILEQISQLPPSPLEQAESLEQLRWLEAGYKVKLVETPYVSICVDTPADLEKISRIQGGV, encoded by the coding sequence ATGTTTATCGGCATCATTCCGGCACGCTACGGTTCGTCGCGGTTTCCGGGTAAACCCCTCGCTCAACTCAACGGCAAACCCATGATTCAGCACGTTTGGGAGCGCACCTCACAAGCCAGATCGCTCGACCGCGTGGCGATTGCTACCGACGACGAGCGCATTGCCAGCGTAGCCCGCGCTTTTGGGGCCGACGTACTCATGACCCGCCCCGACCACGTGAGCGGCACCGACCGCTGCTACGAAGCCTACAACCTGCTCCGCCCGCAACTGCCGCCCCAAAGCGATGCCCAGCATTATGTAGTGAATATTCAGGGCGACGAACCCTTTATTCATCCCAATCAGATCGACGGGCTGACTGTTATTCTCGATGGTGCGGTAGAAATTGCCACTCAGTGTGCCAAAATCGATTCGGCTACCATTCTGCACGACACGGGAGAAGTAAAAATCGCGCTCACCAAACAGGGCGACGCGCTGTATTTCAGCCGCCAGCCGATTCCGTTTCTGCGGGGCGTCGACCCGGCGGAGTGGCACACGCGCTACCCTTATTACCAGCACGTGGGTTTGTATGCCTACCGCGCCGATATTCTGGAGCAGATCAGCCAACTGCCGCCCTCACCGCTGGAACAGGCCGAATCGCTGGAGCAACTGCGCTGGTTAGAAGCGGGTTATAAAGTAAAGCTTGTCGAAACCCCCTACGTCAGCATCTGCGTCGATACGCCCGCCGACTTAGAAAAAATCAGCCGGATTCAGGGGGGCGTTTGA
- a CDS encoding NUDIX hydrolase: MEKLEDAPKFKFWKSQIEANGLTINGIKDHFIRRRHNGEVLFAMLELDADTPEGDKIPPVCFLKGHAASVLVCLIDDQTGEKFVVLVKQRRISDGSQTYEHPAGMVDAADDPADVAARELGEEIGLEATATELTKLNPRLWFPSTGTSDEAMHFFFIERTMPRAEIMAFHHKNMGNHSEFERITTAVATLPEAHKLVNNVNGLLIHFLYLKHVGDYETMKRL, translated from the coding sequence ATGGAGAAACTCGAAGACGCCCCTAAATTCAAGTTCTGGAAAAGTCAGATTGAAGCTAACGGATTGACAATAAATGGTATAAAAGATCATTTTATCAGGCGTCGGCACAACGGCGAGGTACTGTTTGCCATGCTTGAGTTAGATGCCGACACGCCCGAAGGCGATAAAATTCCGCCCGTCTGTTTTCTTAAAGGCCATGCTGCTTCGGTATTAGTGTGCCTGATTGATGACCAAACGGGCGAAAAATTTGTCGTATTGGTCAAGCAACGGCGCATATCCGACGGTTCGCAAACCTACGAACACCCCGCCGGTATGGTCGATGCCGCCGATGACCCCGCCGATGTTGCCGCCCGCGAATTAGGCGAAGAAATCGGTCTGGAAGCTACCGCCACTGAACTGACCAAGTTGAACCCCCGGCTGTGGTTCCCCAGCACCGGCACGAGCGACGAAGCGATGCACTTCTTCTTCATCGAACGCACGATGCCCCGCGCCGAAATCATGGCATTTCACCACAAAAATATGGGTAACCATTCTGAATTTGAGCGAATTACAACGGCAGTAGCAACGCTTCCCGAAGCCCATAAATTAGTTAACAACGTAAACGGACTGCTTATTCACTTTCTTTATCTGAAGCACGTTGGTGATTACGAAACCATGAAGCGGCTTTAA